In a genomic window of Orcinus orca chromosome 12, mOrcOrc1.1, whole genome shotgun sequence:
- the SMIM28 gene encoding LOW QUALITY PROTEIN: small integral membrane protein 28 (The sequence of the model RefSeq protein was modified relative to this genomic sequence to represent the inferred CDS: inserted 1 base in 1 codon) — MRELMGSNWKKFGHAGRGTYEWLTSEPSLPLPETHLQGTQKISSTKEDVEPFLCILLPATVLLFLAFLLLFLHRHCQASRPQGQVSSLDLPEHPPAGEVTDFLPGLLWSSKQTFPYSPLPGEAALLSCSPPSYEEATRNAPGGEAXGCGPSV; from the exons ATGCGGGAACTGATGGGCAGCAACTGGAAGAAGTTTGGCCACGCTGGCAGGGGGACATACGAGTGGTTAACCAGTGAACCGAGCCTACCTCTTCCGGAAACCCACCTGCAG GGCACCCAGAAGATAAGTTCCACCAAGGAAGATGTGGAGCCCTTCCTGTGCATCCTTCTTCCAGCCACTGTCCTGCTCTTCCTGGCCTTTttgctgcttttcctgcatcgCCACTGCCAGGCCTCTCGGCCCCAGGGGCAGGTTTCCAGCCTCGACCTTCCAGAGCACCCGCCTGCAGGAGAGGTGACCGACTTCCTGCCAGGCTTACTCTGGAGCAGCAAGCAGACCTTCCCTTACTCCCCACTGCCCGGGGAGGCAGCCCTTCTCTCGTGTTCACCACCCTCCTATGAAGAGGCCACCAGGAACGCCCCTGGAGGAGAGG CTGGATGCGGGCCTTCAGTATAA